The following proteins come from a genomic window of Edaphobacter sp. 4G125:
- a CDS encoding alcohol dehydrogenase gives MAKMRAVQVPKAGGEWELVEREIPEPGPGKVRVKVHACGICHSDSVTKEGLFPGIQYPRVPGHEVVGVVDKLGEGTKGWKVGQRVGIGWHGGNCGYCHNCRRGNFFACTNDLQTTGVSFDGGYAEYIVAPAIGLAEVPEGLSAAEAAPLMCAGVTTFNCLRNAGAQPGDVVAVLGLGGLGHLGVQYAAKMGMKTVAIARGADKAELAKKLGSDIYIDNQTQDPAAELQRLGGAKVVLATVTNADAMAAAMGGLGVKGTFMIVGAVPKVEVPAIQMILNSQSVQGWYSGTSIDSEDTLNFSLLEGVRSINEVYKFEQYKEAYDRMMSGKARFRVVMTME, from the coding sequence ATGGCGAAGATGCGTGCCGTGCAGGTTCCCAAAGCTGGTGGCGAGTGGGAGTTGGTGGAACGGGAGATTCCGGAGCCCGGACCAGGTAAGGTTCGAGTGAAGGTGCACGCGTGCGGAATCTGTCATAGCGACTCTGTGACCAAAGAAGGCTTGTTTCCGGGAATTCAGTATCCGCGCGTGCCGGGCCATGAGGTGGTTGGTGTCGTGGACAAGCTGGGCGAGGGCACTAAGGGATGGAAGGTTGGCCAGCGCGTTGGTATCGGCTGGCATGGCGGCAACTGTGGTTATTGTCATAACTGTCGTCGTGGAAACTTCTTTGCTTGTACGAACGATCTGCAGACGACTGGGGTGAGCTTCGACGGTGGTTACGCGGAGTACATCGTGGCTCCTGCGATTGGGTTGGCGGAGGTTCCTGAAGGATTAAGTGCAGCAGAAGCAGCTCCGCTGATGTGCGCCGGAGTAACGACGTTCAATTGCTTGCGTAATGCGGGTGCGCAGCCGGGCGATGTAGTTGCGGTGCTTGGATTAGGTGGATTGGGACATCTCGGCGTGCAATATGCAGCAAAGATGGGAATGAAGACAGTCGCGATTGCGCGTGGAGCTGACAAAGCCGAGCTGGCAAAGAAGCTGGGCTCTGACATCTATATTGATAACCAGACTCAGGATCCGGCGGCCGAGTTGCAGAGGCTAGGCGGAGCGAAGGTTGTACTCGCCACCGTTACAAACGCGGATGCAATGGCAGCAGCGATGGGCGGTCTCGGCGTGAAAGGAACCTTCATGATTGTCGGCGCGGTACCGAAGGTAGAGGTTCCAGCGATTCAGATGATCCTGAACTCTCAGTCGGTACAAGGGTGGTATTCAGGGACCTCGATCGATTCAGAAGATACGCTAAACTTCAGCCTTCTCGAGGGTGTTCGCTCAATAAACGAAGTCTACAAATTTGAGCAGTACAAGGAAGCCTATGACCGGATGATGAGCGGGAAAGCACGGTTTCGGGTTGTAATGACCATGGAGTAA
- a CDS encoding GGDEF domain-containing protein translates to MDVRTILYVNIFLLAGCTLGLSVIAFHHKRFRQFLLLAIAYATGGLSTALRMQQGHIPDFFVLVLSNVMLIAALLLVHHCFMAFLKKGFRTGWLEAFFFIPTSIGLAYYTHIHPSYMARSLLMSLAFAGIAAMTAYVLIRYADDAVRIPCGATAALYVVFGIMTSIRCVGIIFWGLPQDYFVASSSQLIGFLGFYILIAGIPVGYFWMTSSRLYANQELLARTDSLTGLLNRRGMEDQSTREIGRSRREGTPLAVLAIDLDYFKNINDKYGHETGDTVLCSVAKALTSAMRGHDFAARLGGEEFIVVLSNTNRENAVITAERLRSSVAALSIPVRPYNLGFTASFGIAILHPGDTLEDALRRADHALYEAKLAGRNRIVLEPESLLKSLSSGSNELHSLH, encoded by the coding sequence ATGGATGTCCGCACCATCCTGTACGTCAACATATTTTTGCTCGCTGGGTGTACGCTCGGGTTATCGGTCATTGCCTTCCACCATAAGCGCTTTCGTCAGTTCCTCTTATTGGCGATTGCATACGCTACCGGCGGTTTGAGTACAGCGCTGCGGATGCAGCAGGGGCATATCCCGGATTTCTTCGTTCTAGTGCTCAGCAATGTGATGCTGATTGCTGCTCTCCTCCTTGTTCATCATTGTTTTATGGCCTTTCTCAAAAAGGGCTTTCGTACTGGTTGGCTCGAAGCTTTTTTTTTCATTCCCACCAGCATTGGACTGGCGTACTACACACATATCCATCCGAGTTATATGGCACGATCTCTGCTTATGAGTCTGGCGTTTGCCGGCATAGCAGCTATGACCGCGTATGTGTTGATTCGTTATGCCGACGATGCTGTGCGAATACCTTGTGGCGCGACCGCTGCGCTCTATGTCGTCTTTGGCATAATGACATCGATTCGGTGTGTCGGCATTATCTTCTGGGGTCTACCGCAGGACTATTTTGTCGCCTCTTCCTCGCAACTCATCGGCTTTTTAGGTTTTTATATTTTGATTGCTGGAATTCCGGTGGGCTATTTCTGGATGACCTCTAGCCGCCTCTACGCCAATCAGGAGCTACTTGCACGAACTGATTCTCTCACTGGACTGTTGAACCGACGTGGCATGGAAGATCAGTCCACGCGGGAAATTGGACGAAGTCGACGAGAGGGAACTCCATTAGCCGTATTGGCAATCGATCTCGATTATTTCAAAAACATCAATGACAAATATGGACATGAGACCGGAGACACCGTTCTATGTTCTGTCGCTAAAGCTCTTACCTCGGCGATGCGTGGTCATGATTTTGCGGCCAGGCTCGGTGGTGAGGAGTTCATTGTGGTTCTCTCGAACACTAACCGGGAGAATGCAGTCATTACCGCTGAACGTCTTCGTTCGAGTGTGGCGGCTCTCAGTATTCCTGTACGACCCTACAATTTGGGGTTCACGGCCAGCTTTGGAATTGCCATCCTTCATCCTGGTGACACGCTGGAGGACGCTCTGCGTCGTGCCGATCATGCACTATACGAGGCAAAATTAGCCGGGCGTAATCGCATTGTGCTGGAGCCGGAATCTCTGTTGAAATCTCTTTCTTCCGGTTCCAACGAACTGCACTCTCTTCACTGA
- a CDS encoding outer membrane protein assembly factor BamB family protein, translating into MPRHPSLLCSWQSLAFALIIASPWNIAHAQAKGNSNDWPAYGGGPDSIHYSTLSQITRENVKDLKVAWTFDTGDATPGVHTELEATPIKIGDTLYLISPKVRLFAIDAATGKQKWVFDPSEGRKIIGSTRNRGITYWTDGKGDERIFVSMRQYLYAVNARTGKLISSFGDQGKVDLREGLGHEGEGLSVGLSTPGTIYKDLLICGSIVSEQLPAYPGDIRAFDVRTGKIRWQFHTIPHPGEFGYDTWPKDAWKYSGAANNWAGLSIDIKRGIVFAPLGSASSDFYGADRPGNDLFADSLVALDANTGKRIWHFQTVHHDLWDRDLNAPPTLVTLHKDGKTIDAVAQTTKSGYVFIFDRATGKPVYPIEEKKYPKSDIPGEWTSPTQPLPVAPPPFARQRMDEKDLTTRTPKAHEEALEQFKKIRSDGQFIPGSLQGTIIFPGFDGGQEWGGPAFDPETGYLYVNTNEMAWVLKIVKRPPQAAVASGKTLYESTCAQCHKADRSGTPPDFPSLQDIDQKYTEQEVAQIIHGGNGRMPAFPNLSNPEAGAIARYVINGADDLVMAARLQTPPAEYQIAGYPKFLDSEGYPAITPPWGQLSAIDLNKGKIVWQIPFGEYPALVAKGQANTGSENYGGGIVTANGLFFIAATNYDKKFRVFDKATGKLLWETTLPAAGNATPAMYEADGRQFVVIAAGGGKSNDPSGGSYVAFALPKK; encoded by the coding sequence ATGCCTCGCCATCCATCTCTCCTATGTTCCTGGCAAAGTCTTGCGTTTGCTCTGATCATCGCTTCCCCCTGGAACATTGCTCACGCTCAGGCCAAAGGCAACAGCAACGATTGGCCGGCCTATGGAGGCGGTCCCGACTCCATCCACTACTCGACGCTCTCGCAGATCACCCGCGAGAACGTGAAGGATTTGAAAGTGGCCTGGACTTTTGACACAGGCGACGCGACGCCCGGCGTTCATACCGAGCTCGAAGCGACGCCCATCAAAATTGGCGACACGCTTTACCTCATCAGCCCGAAGGTTCGTCTCTTCGCCATCGATGCCGCGACCGGAAAACAGAAGTGGGTCTTCGATCCCAGCGAAGGTCGCAAGATCATCGGCAGTACACGAAATCGCGGCATCACCTACTGGACCGATGGCAAAGGCGATGAACGCATCTTCGTCTCGATGCGCCAGTATCTCTACGCTGTGAATGCCAGGACCGGAAAACTGATCTCGAGCTTCGGCGACCAGGGCAAGGTCGATCTTCGCGAAGGACTGGGCCACGAGGGCGAAGGACTGTCCGTAGGCTTATCGACCCCCGGAACCATCTATAAGGACCTGCTGATCTGCGGCAGCATCGTCTCCGAGCAGCTCCCGGCCTATCCCGGTGACATTCGGGCCTTCGATGTACGCACTGGCAAGATCCGCTGGCAGTTCCACACTATCCCGCATCCAGGTGAGTTCGGCTACGATACTTGGCCCAAGGATGCGTGGAAGTACAGCGGCGCAGCCAACAACTGGGCTGGGCTCAGCATCGATATCAAGCGTGGTATCGTCTTCGCTCCACTCGGTTCTGCTTCTTCCGATTTCTATGGAGCAGACCGACCGGGGAATGATCTCTTTGCCGATTCTCTCGTCGCGCTCGATGCCAACACCGGAAAGCGCATCTGGCACTTCCAGACGGTACACCACGACCTTTGGGACCGCGACCTGAATGCTCCTCCCACGCTGGTGACGCTGCACAAGGACGGCAAGACCATCGATGCCGTCGCGCAGACAACGAAGTCCGGCTACGTCTTCATCTTCGACCGTGCTACAGGAAAACCTGTGTATCCCATCGAGGAGAAGAAGTATCCCAAGAGCGATATTCCCGGCGAGTGGACCTCGCCAACGCAGCCGCTGCCTGTCGCTCCTCCTCCGTTTGCGCGTCAACGTATGGATGAAAAGGACCTGACCACCCGTACCCCAAAGGCCCACGAAGAGGCACTGGAGCAGTTCAAAAAAATCAGGAGCGATGGGCAGTTTATTCCTGGAAGCCTGCAAGGCACGATCATCTTTCCGGGTTTCGATGGCGGGCAGGAATGGGGTGGCCCGGCCTTCGATCCGGAGACCGGATATCTCTACGTCAACACAAACGAAATGGCCTGGGTGCTCAAAATCGTAAAGCGTCCTCCGCAAGCCGCTGTTGCCAGCGGCAAGACGCTCTACGAAAGCACCTGCGCGCAATGCCACAAAGCGGATCGCAGCGGCACCCCTCCGGACTTTCCCTCGCTTCAGGATATTGATCAGAAATATACGGAGCAGGAGGTTGCGCAGATCATCCATGGTGGCAACGGTCGTATGCCGGCATTTCCCAATCTCAGCAATCCGGAGGCTGGAGCCATCGCCCGCTATGTGATCAACGGCGCAGATGATCTCGTGATGGCCGCCAGATTACAGACGCCGCCTGCTGAATATCAGATCGCCGGGTATCCCAAATTTCTTGATTCAGAAGGCTATCCCGCGATCACACCGCCCTGGGGACAGCTCTCCGCAATCGATTTAAATAAAGGAAAAATCGTTTGGCAGATTCCTTTTGGAGAATATCCTGCGCTCGTCGCGAAGGGGCAGGCCAACACTGGCTCCGAAAATTACGGCGGAGGCATCGTCACCGCGAACGGTCTGTTCTTCATCGCAGCCACTAACTACGACAAGAAGTTCCGCGTCTTCGACAAAGCAACAGGCAAGCTGTTGTGGGAAACGACGCTACCCGCCGCAGGGAACGCCACACCAGCGATGTATGAAGCTGATGGACGGCAGTTCGTGGTAATCGCAGCAGGCGGCGGAAAATCGAACGATCCGTCCGGTGGTAGCTATGTAGCTTTTGCGCTGCCGAAAAAATAG
- a CDS encoding acyltransferase family protein, which yields MKTQILHKHYTALDGLRGLAILMVFCRHAFLTTHLHSLPTRIVAWLGTGGWLGVDLFFVLSGFLITGILIDSLGSNRFYKNFYIRRSLRIFPLFYGVLLLCWILTPVLHLQWKPGHLSYLFYCQNIMTNLDPSLTSVPPALNLEHFWSLAVEEQFYMIWPFMIVMLHEPRRIMRFCVSMIGLSLLLRCVLLWMYPSDTTIEWIYKELPTHADGLLIGAFLAAGLRTWKHEELLSRFRWPTYASAIGAIAIVAITRRLDFHSYLMSSIGYTISAILFSSLLLNCVLPSTRAYRIFSLPGLRFFGRYSYGIYVYHLLFSPLLTLMLHWLQARTSQAVGAALYLSLWFGLSVTIAMLSYKYFESPLLRLKDRFAPPENRPLNPSIDGLARESALQ from the coding sequence TTGAAGACTCAGATTCTCCACAAACATTACACCGCCCTGGATGGCCTGCGTGGGCTCGCTATTCTTATGGTGTTCTGCCGTCATGCCTTTCTGACAACCCACCTGCATTCTCTGCCTACACGAATTGTTGCGTGGCTTGGAACCGGCGGATGGCTTGGTGTCGATCTCTTCTTCGTGCTTTCAGGCTTCCTGATCACAGGGATTCTTATCGATTCCCTTGGCTCGAACCGGTTTTACAAGAATTTTTACATTCGCCGATCGCTGAGAATCTTCCCTCTCTTCTACGGTGTTCTACTGCTCTGCTGGATCCTGACTCCTGTTCTGCATCTGCAATGGAAACCGGGGCATCTTTCTTATCTTTTCTATTGCCAGAACATCATGACGAATCTCGACCCCTCCCTGACCTCCGTTCCTCCTGCGTTGAATCTGGAACACTTCTGGTCGCTGGCCGTGGAGGAGCAGTTTTATATGATCTGGCCGTTCATGATCGTTATGCTGCATGAGCCCAGACGGATCATGCGATTCTGCGTTTCGATGATAGGCCTCTCTCTGCTGCTGCGTTGTGTCCTGCTGTGGATGTATCCCTCGGATACGACAATCGAGTGGATCTACAAAGAGCTTCCGACGCATGCCGATGGACTTCTTATCGGAGCATTTCTTGCGGCCGGTCTACGGACCTGGAAGCATGAGGAGCTTTTATCCCGTTTCCGATGGCCCACGTATGCATCTGCCATCGGCGCAATTGCCATCGTTGCAATTACACGTCGGCTCGACTTTCACTCCTATCTGATGTCCTCGATTGGATACACCATTTCCGCCATCCTCTTCTCGTCCTTGCTCCTGAACTGCGTACTCCCTTCGACCAGGGCCTATCGCATATTCAGTCTGCCTGGACTTCGCTTTTTTGGCCGCTACAGTTACGGAATTTACGTCTACCACTTGCTCTTCAGTCCGCTTCTGACACTGATGCTGCACTGGTTGCAGGCACGAACTTCGCAAGCTGTAGGCGCCGCGTTGTATCTTTCGCTTTGGTTTGGGCTTTCGGTTACGATCGCCATGCTCAGCTATAAGTACTTCGAATCACCCTTGCTGAGATTGAAGGATCGATTTGCTCCACCAGAGAACAGGCCCCTCAATCCGTCGATAGACGGTCTGGCACGCGAGTCCGCACTGCAATAA
- a CDS encoding NmrA family NAD(P)-binding protein, whose product MIVVTTPTGKIGSQVVQNLLAANEAVRVIVRDPARLALEVQGKVEVIQGSSDDESVLSRAFQGAESLFLVVPPSFATNNVRENYLQFARPAARAIKKQGVKRVVAVSALGRGLPMDGGVVSDSFAKDEEIERSGVDFRALWCPGFMENMLMQIDALKHQGMFFLPSRPDVKVPYVATRDIASVGARLLRDRSWTGQGGVAILGPENLSINDMAAIMTEVLGKPITYQQLLPDVYKDQLLKFGASEHFADRLVIMYAAKSNGLDNAEPRTPENTTPTSFRQWCEEVLKPAVLG is encoded by the coding sequence ATGATCGTCGTCACCACGCCCACAGGAAAAATCGGATCGCAGGTCGTTCAAAATCTTCTTGCCGCCAACGAGGCGGTACGTGTCATCGTTCGTGACCCAGCCAGACTCGCCCTGGAAGTCCAGGGCAAGGTCGAAGTTATACAGGGCTCCAGCGACGACGAAAGTGTATTGTCTAGAGCCTTTCAAGGTGCAGAGAGCCTCTTCCTCGTTGTCCCTCCTTCGTTCGCAACGAACAACGTCAGGGAAAACTATCTGCAATTCGCTCGACCCGCGGCCCGCGCAATCAAAAAACAGGGAGTGAAGCGGGTCGTCGCTGTATCAGCGCTGGGGAGAGGACTTCCTATGGATGGGGGAGTAGTCTCCGACTCCTTCGCGAAGGACGAAGAGATCGAGAGATCCGGCGTCGACTTTCGCGCTCTCTGGTGCCCCGGTTTCATGGAGAACATGCTCATGCAGATAGACGCTCTCAAGCATCAGGGAATGTTCTTTCTCCCTTCTCGCCCTGATGTAAAGGTTCCCTATGTTGCCACACGCGACATCGCGTCAGTCGGAGCCAGACTTCTTCGCGATCGCTCCTGGACAGGACAGGGAGGTGTCGCAATATTGGGGCCGGAGAATCTGTCCATCAACGACATGGCCGCCATCATGACCGAGGTCCTGGGAAAGCCGATCACCTACCAACAACTTCTTCCAGATGTTTACAAAGACCAGCTCTTGAAGTTTGGAGCAAGTGAGCACTTCGCGGACAGATTAGTAATCATGTACGCAGCTAAGAGCAACGGCCTCGATAATGCTGAGCCAAGAACTCCGGAAAATACGACCCCGACCAGCTTCCGCCAGTGGTGCGAAGAGGTCCTGAAGCCTGCCGTTCTTGGCTAA
- a CDS encoding TetR/AcrR family transcriptional regulator — protein MRPTTTTGARRGEKLREHILWIAKDVFLEMGFERASMDVVAARAETSKRSLYAHFESKEKLFLAVIELVRGLFLGRLKIPGDYSDKPAEALVMFCGRYLEALLYEKGIQMCRVSMAETARFPEGAAQYFDVLFTQVETFLSAYLKTTFGISTRASVEATHRLLGQTLYPHLPRALFGIDPLIKSLDREAIAPEVDLKLIRKAVMDLIESLPTSRVS, from the coding sequence ATGAGACCAACAACCACCACCGGAGCAAGACGAGGCGAAAAGCTGCGCGAACATATCCTCTGGATCGCCAAGGATGTGTTTCTGGAGATGGGGTTCGAGCGGGCATCGATGGATGTGGTCGCCGCGCGCGCGGAGACCTCGAAGCGGTCTCTGTATGCTCACTTCGAGAGCAAAGAGAAGCTATTCCTGGCGGTGATCGAGCTGGTACGCGGACTCTTTCTTGGCAGATTGAAGATACCCGGCGACTATTCAGACAAACCTGCGGAGGCGCTGGTGATGTTCTGTGGCCGGTACCTTGAGGCCCTGCTCTACGAGAAGGGGATTCAGATGTGCCGCGTGAGCATGGCGGAAACTGCGAGGTTTCCCGAGGGAGCGGCGCAGTACTTCGACGTGCTGTTCACGCAGGTCGAGACCTTCCTGAGCGCCTACTTGAAGACAACCTTTGGGATCTCGACCCGGGCCAGTGTTGAGGCGACGCACAGGCTTCTTGGACAGACCCTTTATCCACATCTTCCCCGGGCACTCTTTGGCATCGATCCATTGATCAAAAGCCTTGATCGCGAGGCCATCGCGCCAGAGGTCGATCTGAAGTTGATTCGCAAGGCCGTTATGGATCTGATTGAGTCGCTGCCGACTAGCCGTGTTTCTTAA
- a CDS encoding cupin domain-containing protein, with the protein MSTETRFFDIAALARTLPETAETMLTDLRLTDEHDASCRIFRVYRAVPAHYHTSSDEYLYVLTGRAEIHIEGSEPRIIGPGELVFFKKNTVHAMPRIVEEPYIVLAIDTPRRPPEDVHFVNPADGTPASFIKTY; encoded by the coding sequence TTGTCTACCGAGACACGTTTCTTCGACATCGCCGCCCTCGCCCGCACGCTACCCGAGACGGCCGAGACCATGCTCACCGACCTGCGCCTGACCGACGAGCACGACGCCAGCTGCCGCATCTTTCGCGTCTACCGTGCCGTGCCTGCTCACTACCACACCAGCTCCGACGAGTACCTCTACGTCCTCACCGGCCGCGCAGAGATCCACATCGAAGGCTCCGAACCGCGCATCATCGGCCCTGGTGAGTTGGTCTTCTTCAAGAAGAACACCGTGCATGCCATGCCACGCATCGTCGAGGAGCCCTACATCGTGCTCGCCATCGACACACCACGCCGCCCGCCCGAGGACGTCCACTTCGTGAACCCCGCCGACGGCACGCCCGCAAGCTTCATCAAAACTTACTAG
- a CDS encoding lactonase family protein yields the protein MKSKHPLSARTHVLGLVLWMMIFVTADAALAQNHSFIQPLNTITTISTTVPGNGDQNPYGVARVPETKGKLIEGNFLISNFNNGANKQGIGTTIVQIAPDGTSNLFSQIDPSKISCPGGVGLTTALVALRSGFVIVGSLPTTDGTAATAGAGCLIVLNSMGDVVETFSDHHLNGPWDMTALDGGVLAVLFVTNVLNGTVAANGNVVNEGSVVRLLLATLDGQSPQLLDSTVIASGFPERSDPAALVIGPTGVVFDDLTGNLYVADSLANRIAAIPNALFRTNVSKGRTVSEGGSLNDPLGMTLTPNHHLVSANGNDGNLVEINPETGRQIAVKLVDNSGGPPPGAGALFGLIAVPDGVYFVDDATNTFNFLH from the coding sequence ATGAAGTCGAAACACCCCCTCTCCGCTCGAACTCATGTGTTGGGCCTGGTGCTATGGATGATGATTTTTGTTACAGCGGATGCAGCCCTTGCTCAGAATCATTCCTTTATTCAGCCTCTCAATACGATAACGACCATCAGTACGACGGTACCGGGAAATGGCGACCAAAATCCCTACGGGGTCGCCCGGGTTCCGGAGACAAAGGGCAAACTCATTGAAGGCAACTTTCTAATTAGTAATTTCAACAATGGAGCGAATAAGCAGGGAATAGGAACAACAATCGTTCAAATCGCTCCGGATGGAACATCCAATCTCTTCTCCCAGATCGACCCATCCAAAATCTCCTGTCCAGGAGGCGTTGGGCTGACAACTGCTCTCGTCGCACTACGCAGTGGGTTTGTCATTGTTGGAAGTCTACCTACAACCGATGGCACTGCGGCAACCGCCGGGGCAGGCTGCCTCATCGTTTTGAATAGCATGGGCGATGTGGTGGAGACGTTTTCAGACCATCACCTGAACGGGCCGTGGGACATGACCGCGCTCGATGGAGGCGTTCTCGCCGTTCTATTCGTCACAAATGTGCTGAATGGAACCGTGGCCGCAAATGGAAACGTTGTGAATGAAGGAAGTGTGGTTCGGTTGCTGTTGGCAACTCTTGATGGGCAATCCCCTCAGTTACTGGATAGTACTGTTATTGCTTCCGGTTTTCCTGAGCGCTCTGATCCTGCTGCGCTTGTCATTGGACCGACAGGAGTTGTATTCGACGATCTCACAGGGAATCTATATGTCGCAGATAGCCTTGCCAATCGCATAGCAGCAATTCCGAATGCACTCTTCCGCACAAATGTGTCGAAGGGCCGCACGGTGTCCGAAGGAGGGTCGCTCAATGACCCATTGGGCATGACGCTCACCCCCAATCATCACCTGGTGTCTGCGAATGGAAACGACGGAAACCTCGTCGAAATAAACCCTGAAACGGGCCGCCAGATTGCGGTGAAACTCGTAGATAACTCCGGCGGACCGCCTCCAGGAGCAGGTGCATTGTTCGGCTTGATCGCGGTCCCCGATGGTGTCTATTTCGTCGACGATGCTACCAACACGTTCAATTTCCTTCACTGA
- a CDS encoding RNA methyltransferase, whose protein sequence is MSHKMADVTPELLDRVVVVLVRARNPNNIGAVARAMHDFGFRHLRIVSEYAPPLEAARSAVDAVEILTSAESFITVAEAIADCTLVVGTTAVGERALEHPLYALSEATNKILEEVANQDGHVALLFGSEKTGLSNEELSYCHCLLTIPMHQQEEMRHPSMNLGQAVAVCLYELVRTEGVYAAKGIRESARAEEVERFVELFRRVLEVSEYTRRHPSNCSEEQIRRLVLRMGLQAADVPVWMGVLRQMLWKIKAEEDAG, encoded by the coding sequence TTGTCCCATAAAATGGCTGATGTGACTCCTGAACTTCTGGACCGGGTGGTTGTCGTGCTGGTACGAGCGCGCAATCCGAACAACATAGGTGCAGTCGCACGAGCGATGCACGATTTTGGCTTTCGCCATCTGCGTATTGTTAGCGAATATGCACCTCCTTTAGAGGCGGCACGTTCTGCAGTGGACGCTGTAGAGATCCTGACATCGGCAGAGAGTTTTATCACTGTGGCCGAAGCTATCGCAGATTGCACGCTGGTTGTAGGAACAACTGCTGTCGGTGAGCGAGCGTTGGAACATCCGCTCTATGCGCTGTCAGAGGCCACAAACAAGATCCTAGAAGAAGTTGCCAACCAGGATGGTCACGTTGCGTTGTTGTTTGGCTCCGAGAAGACGGGGCTGAGCAATGAAGAGCTGAGTTACTGCCACTGTTTGCTGACAATTCCTATGCACCAGCAAGAGGAGATGCGTCACCCGTCGATGAACCTTGGGCAGGCGGTTGCGGTGTGTCTGTATGAGCTGGTGCGGACTGAGGGAGTCTATGCAGCTAAAGGGATTCGCGAATCGGCTCGCGCTGAAGAAGTGGAACGCTTCGTAGAGCTCTTCCGTAGAGTGCTCGAGGTATCGGAGTACACGCGCAGACATCCGTCGAACTGTAGCGAGGAGCAGATACGGCGTCTGGTACTGCGTATGGGGCTCCAGGCTGCCGATGTTCCGGTATGGATGGGCGTACTGCGTCAGATGCTTTGGAAAATCAAAGCGGAAGAGGATGCAGGTTAA
- a CDS encoding YXWGXW repeat-containing protein has product MLSLKKVRTILLATAVAISLPTAAMASVNIGIGISVNTPPPVLPVYTQPMCPGAGYIWTPGYWAWGPEGYYWVPGVWVMAPAPGMLWTPGYWGWSGGAYIFHAGYWGPHIGFYGGVNYGFGYTGVGYHGGYWNGNNFYYNRTVNNINVTKVTNVYNKTVIVNNVNNHVSYNGGKGGLQARPNAQEQTAFNERRFQPTSNQVSHEQAMRNDRGQLASANHGRPQTMAMSRVGERGNMQQQRVANGVRSGQLTPHETSNIERNETHINQQVRADRQANGGHLTQPERQQVNREQNRASQQINRDTHNNERERR; this is encoded by the coding sequence ATGCTCTCCCTGAAGAAAGTCCGCACCATATTACTGGCTACTGCAGTTGCTATTTCGTTGCCTACAGCAGCCATGGCCTCAGTCAATATTGGAATTGGAATCTCGGTGAACACGCCTCCCCCGGTTCTTCCTGTTTACACGCAGCCGATGTGCCCTGGAGCAGGTTATATCTGGACTCCCGGCTACTGGGCCTGGGGACCTGAAGGATATTACTGGGTTCCCGGCGTGTGGGTTATGGCGCCTGCGCCAGGAATGCTTTGGACGCCCGGTTATTGGGGCTGGAGTGGCGGAGCCTATATCTTCCATGCCGGATACTGGGGACCACACATCGGTTTCTATGGTGGTGTGAACTATGGCTTCGGATATACCGGCGTTGGATATCACGGCGGCTACTGGAATGGAAATAACTTCTATTACAACCGCACCGTGAACAATATCAATGTCACGAAGGTGACGAATGTCTATAACAAGACCGTCATAGTGAATAACGTCAACAACCACGTGAGCTATAACGGCGGCAAGGGTGGTCTCCAGGCGCGTCCTAATGCTCAGGAACAGACGGCCTTCAACGAACGTCGCTTCCAGCCCACCTCAAACCAGGTGTCGCACGAGCAGGCGATGCGCAACGACCGTGGGCAACTTGCCTCGGCTAATCATGGGCGTCCTCAGACGATGGCGATGTCTCGGGTTGGGGAGCGCGGCAACATGCAGCAGCAGCGGGTCGCGAATGGGGTTCGTTCTGGTCAACTTACCCCACACGAGACCAGCAACATCGAGCGCAACGAAACCCATATCAACCAGCAGGTTCGTGCTGATCGACAGGCGAACGGCGGTCATCTGACCCAGCCGGAACGCCAGCAGGTCAACCGAGAGCAGAATCGCGCAAGTCAACAGATCAACCGCGATACGCATAACAATGAACGGGAACGTCGCTAG
- a CDS encoding DNA-directed RNA polymerase subunit omega has product MRSEAIFRAKKTLSNSYQLCQTAAKATRRMHVPSQNPQDTINSAFEKIAADSPVATVKPTKVS; this is encoded by the coding sequence ATGCGTTCTGAAGCGATTTTTCGTGCCAAAAAGACTCTCTCGAACAGCTATCAGCTCTGCCAGACGGCGGCGAAGGCCACACGCCGGATGCATGTCCCCTCGCAAAACCCTCAGGACACGATCAATAGCGCGTTCGAGAAGATCGCTGCGGATTCGCCGGTGGCGACCGTCAAGCCTACCAAGGTTTCGTAA